A single genomic interval of Brevundimonas diminuta harbors:
- a CDS encoding WD40/YVTN/BNR-like repeat-containing protein, with amino-acid sequence MTRRTAGLMAFTAGAMATAGRVQASERGPYLWRNVVVGAGGFIPGIVFSPIEQGLAYARSDMGGAYRFDAADGRWSPLMDSSPRSGDFGIESIAADPVDPKIVHAAVGVHRGDPGAMLRSTDRGETWRRTDVPFRMGGNEDGRGLGERLAIDPNDNRILYFGSRHDGLQRSTDGGASWRKVDGFPLEGLGMPSDRATHGGLSFVVFDPRSGRRSQGSKTLFVGVADPHEHALYRSDDAGRTWQAVAGGPRAEMSAAKAELDDRGVLYVTCTLGIGPNGVTDGAVWRLDTNTGAWTDISPPRSSGGFMGIALDRKRPGVVMVSTLNRWRPGDTIWRSTDDGRSWISLREAARHDVSATPYLNWGNDRPDFGWWIAALALDPFDGDRLVYATGATVYETRNLSAADREQPTDWTPWVEGIEQTAVITLVSPPKGPQLLTGFGDISGFAHDDLNRSPQRQFTTPVFANTNQIDYAGAAPDIVVRSGTPHEGVASEGHDGSTLAWSDDAGLTWKPLGRPRPASGETPVVADNPRMDLYRDAPITVSADGSTFVLATPQVVWSRDRGRTWKPTAGLPPLLRPVADRNDPMLFYTLDFRTGAWFVSVDGAESFAAVPSRGLPANTADDRPTWRETAFPLKATPDHEGDLWFVSRSGLYYSRDGGQRFDRIDGGLSVEMMDFGKPPAGSTYPALFAIGTQGPVRGVFRSDDKGRTWMRVNDDRHEYGRRFRAVAGDPRVFGRVYVATDGRGVVYGEPA; translated from the coding sequence GTGACACGACGCACAGCCGGCTTAATGGCGTTTACCGCCGGGGCCATGGCGACCGCCGGTCGTGTGCAGGCGAGCGAACGTGGTCCGTATCTATGGCGAAACGTCGTCGTCGGCGCAGGCGGCTTCATTCCCGGCATCGTATTCAGTCCGATCGAACAAGGCCTGGCCTATGCGCGGTCGGACATGGGCGGAGCCTATCGGTTCGATGCGGCCGACGGTCGCTGGTCGCCGCTGATGGACTCCAGTCCCCGGTCCGGCGATTTCGGGATCGAGAGCATCGCCGCCGACCCGGTTGATCCCAAAATCGTCCATGCAGCAGTGGGCGTTCACAGGGGCGACCCCGGCGCGATGCTGCGCTCGACCGATCGTGGCGAGACATGGAGGCGAACCGACGTGCCCTTCCGAATGGGGGGCAATGAAGACGGCCGCGGTCTGGGCGAACGGCTGGCGATCGATCCCAACGACAACCGCATCCTCTATTTCGGATCGCGCCACGATGGCCTGCAGCGTTCCACCGACGGCGGCGCGAGTTGGCGCAAGGTGGACGGGTTTCCGCTCGAGGGCCTAGGAATGCCCAGCGACCGCGCCACCCACGGCGGGCTGAGCTTCGTCGTCTTCGATCCGCGCAGCGGTCGGCGCAGTCAGGGTTCCAAGACGCTGTTCGTCGGCGTCGCCGATCCGCACGAACACGCCCTCTATCGCTCCGACGACGCCGGGCGGACCTGGCAGGCCGTGGCGGGCGGGCCGCGCGCCGAAATGTCGGCGGCCAAGGCGGAGTTGGACGATCGCGGCGTCCTCTATGTCACCTGCACCCTGGGCATCGGGCCAAACGGCGTAACGGACGGCGCAGTCTGGCGGCTGGATACCAACACCGGCGCCTGGACCGACATCAGCCCGCCCCGGTCGTCCGGCGGCTTCATGGGGATCGCGCTGGACCGCAAGCGGCCGGGCGTGGTCATGGTCTCGACGCTCAACCGTTGGCGGCCGGGCGACACCATCTGGCGCAGCACCGACGATGGCCGAAGCTGGATCAGTCTGCGAGAGGCGGCCCGCCACGACGTCAGCGCGACACCCTATCTGAATTGGGGCAACGACCGGCCGGACTTCGGCTGGTGGATCGCGGCCTTGGCGCTGGATCCGTTCGACGGGGACCGGCTGGTCTATGCGACAGGGGCCACCGTTTATGAGACGCGCAACCTGTCTGCCGCCGACCGCGAACAGCCGACAGACTGGACTCCATGGGTCGAGGGAATCGAACAGACGGCCGTCATCACCCTGGTCAGTCCGCCGAAGGGACCGCAACTGCTGACCGGCTTCGGCGACATATCCGGCTTCGCCCATGACGACCTGAACCGCTCGCCCCAGCGCCAGTTCACCACCCCCGTCTTCGCCAACACCAATCAGATCGACTATGCGGGCGCCGCGCCCGACATCGTGGTGCGCAGCGGCACGCCGCACGAGGGCGTCGCCTCGGAGGGGCACGACGGCTCGACCCTGGCCTGGTCCGACGATGCCGGGCTGACCTGGAAGCCGCTGGGCCGACCCCGGCCGGCTTCGGGCGAGACGCCGGTCGTCGCCGACAATCCGCGCATGGACCTGTATCGTGACGCGCCGATCACGGTGTCGGCGGACGGTTCGACGTTCGTGCTGGCGACGCCCCAGGTCGTCTGGTCGCGGGATCGGGGACGGACGTGGAAGCCCACGGCGGGCCTGCCGCCTTTGCTGCGGCCGGTGGCCGACCGCAACGACCCGATGCTGTTCTACACCCTGGATTTCCGCACCGGCGCCTGGTTCGTCAGCGTGGATGGCGCCGAGAGCTTCGCCGCCGTGCCGTCGCGCGGCCTGCCCGCGAACACCGCCGATGATCGCCCGACCTGGCGCGAGACCGCCTTCCCGCTGAAGGCGACGCCCGATCATGAGGGCGATCTGTGGTTCGTATCGCGCAGCGGCCTTTATTACAGCCGCGACGGCGGTCAGCGGTTCGACCGGATTGATGGGGGGCTGAGCGTCGAGATGATGGACTTCGGCAAGCCGCCCGCCGGTTCGACCTACCCTGCCCTGTTCGCCATCGGCACGCAGGGTCCGGTGCGGGGCGTATTCCGTTCCGACGACAAGGGACGGACGTGGATGCGCGTCAACGACGACCGCCATGAATATGGGCGCCGCTTCAGGGCTGTGGCCGGCGATCCGCGCGTCTTCGGCCGGGTCTATGTCGCCACCGACGGACGCGGCGTCGTCTATGGAGAACCCGCATGA
- a CDS encoding alpha-L-fucosidase translates to MTLSRRGLLGAGASASMLGACATTPSAATAGPFKPTWDSLAAGYRTPDWFRDAKFGIWSHWGPQCVPEFGDWYGRQMYIQGNSFYNHHVATYGHPSRFGFMELIDQFKGDQWDPEGLLDLYQAAGARYIMSMANHHDNLDLFDSSHHAWNTMRVGPKRDIVGTWEKAVRARGLRFAVSNHAAHAWHWWQTAYGYDAEGPLKGVRYDAASLTRADGAGKWWDGLDPQELYTGPTFAPPDGIGSIADMNAWHDARDGQWIETPPANNPAFVRSWVARQRDLITKYKPDMVYFDNYGLPLGRYGLKATAEFYNASLAWRGELPVVNGKRLDDRQRKAITETVERGFSDSLKPEPWQTDTCIGDWHYNRARFTGHYYVPASSIVQRLVDVVSKNGNLMLNIPQRGDGSIDSDERQILTDIAAWMKVNGEAIFETRPWRIYGEGPTAVVAGMHGEGAARPWTGQDIRFTTKGQTLYAFALDWPEDRRMAIQALPLRAGRIEAVELLGGGPLSFSQTDQGLTIDLPSQRSVVTAPAVRLRGAGLI, encoded by the coding sequence ATGACCCTTTCGCGACGTGGACTGCTGGGCGCGGGGGCGTCGGCTTCGATGCTGGGGGCCTGCGCGACGACGCCGAGCGCCGCGACGGCCGGTCCGTTCAAGCCGACCTGGGACAGTTTGGCGGCGGGCTATCGGACGCCCGACTGGTTCCGGGACGCCAAGTTCGGCATCTGGTCACATTGGGGGCCGCAGTGCGTGCCGGAGTTCGGCGACTGGTACGGTCGCCAGATGTATATCCAAGGCAACTCCTTCTACAACCACCACGTCGCGACCTACGGCCACCCCAGCCGGTTCGGTTTCATGGAGCTGATCGACCAGTTCAAGGGCGACCAGTGGGATCCCGAGGGCCTGCTGGACCTCTATCAGGCGGCGGGCGCCCGCTACATCATGTCGATGGCCAACCATCACGACAACCTGGACCTGTTCGACAGCAGCCATCATGCCTGGAACACGATGCGGGTGGGGCCCAAGCGCGACATCGTCGGCACATGGGAGAAGGCCGTCAGGGCGCGGGGCCTCCGGTTCGCCGTGTCGAACCACGCGGCGCACGCCTGGCACTGGTGGCAGACAGCGTACGGCTATGACGCCGAGGGGCCGCTGAAAGGCGTGCGATACGACGCGGCGAGCCTGACCAGGGCGGACGGCGCCGGCAAATGGTGGGATGGGCTAGACCCACAGGAGCTCTATACCGGCCCGACCTTCGCCCCGCCCGACGGCATCGGCTCGATCGCCGATATGAACGCCTGGCACGATGCGCGCGATGGCCAGTGGATTGAGACGCCGCCCGCCAACAACCCGGCCTTCGTGCGGTCCTGGGTGGCGCGGCAGCGCGACCTGATCACCAAATACAAGCCGGACATGGTCTATTTCGACAACTACGGCCTGCCGCTGGGGCGGTACGGGCTGAAGGCGACGGCCGAGTTCTATAACGCTTCGCTGGCTTGGCGGGGCGAACTGCCGGTCGTGAACGGCAAGCGGCTGGACGACCGCCAGCGCAAGGCGATCACCGAGACGGTCGAGCGCGGCTTTTCCGACAGCCTGAAGCCGGAGCCGTGGCAGACCGACACCTGTATTGGCGACTGGCACTACAACCGCGCCCGCTTCACGGGCCATTATTACGTACCGGCCAGCAGCATCGTGCAGCGGCTGGTGGATGTGGTGTCGAAGAACGGCAACCTGATGCTGAATATCCCCCAGCGCGGGGACGGGTCGATCGACAGCGACGAGCGCCAGATCCTGACGGACATCGCCGCCTGGATGAAGGTCAACGGCGAGGCGATCTTCGAGACTCGGCCCTGGCGCATCTATGGCGAGGGACCGACGGCCGTGGTCGCCGGAATGCATGGCGAGGGCGCGGCGCGGCCGTGGACGGGTCAGGACATCCGCTTCACCACCAAGGGCCAGACGCTCTACGCCTTCGCGCTGGACTGGCCCGAGGATCGGCGGATGGCGATCCAGGCGCTTCCTCTACGGGCCGGACGCATCGAGGCGGTCGAACTGCTGGGCGGCGGGCCTCTGTCGTTCAGCCAGACGGATCAAGGCCTGACGATCGACCTGCCTTCGCAACGCTCCGTGGTCACGGCGCCGGCGGTGCGCCTGCGGGGCGCGGGACTGATCTGA